One stretch of bacterium DNA includes these proteins:
- the rpoD gene encoding RNA polymerase sigma factor RpoD encodes MASNAPNTESVADRAQSSDLDGDATIASLTDANAIESGAAPRRKRKSRAVSAKAGSAKSKSTSASARTSSPAEKKSTTAPKKKSPTRARKKTADAKTTTSRKPSRKKTADAATAKVEEERGPLDREALLEFDAVRRLIEVGEEKGEVNRDDLATAFEDGALGRDDLDGVLSVLRENDIPLARTVAPTEEERPKRKPKKKATSASDDAGSADPVRVYLREMGQVSLLTREGEVEIAQRIEQAVDAHLTALISNPYCLRRMIELGAQVQSGDLDLKKVVDGLDDEDAPPVDVTRKKFLQAIGGLEKIEHGVVERRRELDRTAMTKDDRLACEAEVAALFEDAAKALRTHRVSRERYNELDRCLREMHESHRLLDERAGQIAKAFEMSADEFAVMAEQSKKRSAGGKQAFERLGGDRDVIDEGVHQLANVEVFRLRLEEDSGLRRDELDAILVQVDATAASAQEAKSELIEANLRLVVSIAKKYNNRGLQFLDLIQEGNIGLMKAVDKFEWRRGYKFSTYATWWIRQAITRAIADQARTIRIPVHMIETIHKLVRATRQLVQVLGREPQPEELSETLELPLEKVRMVLRIANDPISLETPVGEEDDGRLSDFIEDPNAVNPQDAVIQSSLAEHTRELLSTLAPREARVLRMRFGIGEKTNRTLEEVGQDFDVTRERIRQIEAKALRKLRHPSRSRALKGYLES; translated from the coding sequence ATGGCCTCGAATGCGCCCAATACGGAGTCTGTCGCCGACCGCGCGCAGTCTTCCGATCTCGATGGGGATGCCACGATCGCATCGCTCACCGACGCGAACGCGATCGAGTCTGGCGCTGCGCCGCGACGCAAGCGCAAGTCACGTGCCGTGAGCGCGAAGGCCGGGTCCGCCAAATCGAAGTCGACCTCGGCATCTGCCAGGACTTCCTCTCCGGCGGAAAAGAAGTCGACGACTGCGCCGAAGAAGAAGTCGCCGACGCGCGCGCGCAAGAAGACGGCCGACGCCAAGACCACGACCAGTCGGAAGCCCTCGCGCAAGAAAACGGCCGACGCAGCGACCGCGAAGGTCGAAGAAGAACGCGGCCCGCTCGATCGTGAAGCGCTCCTCGAGTTCGATGCCGTGCGCCGATTGATCGAAGTCGGCGAAGAGAAGGGCGAGGTCAACCGCGACGATCTCGCGACCGCATTCGAAGACGGCGCGCTCGGGCGCGACGATCTCGATGGTGTCCTGTCCGTGCTGCGCGAAAACGACATTCCGCTCGCGCGTACCGTCGCTCCGACGGAAGAAGAGCGACCGAAGCGCAAGCCGAAGAAGAAGGCGACGAGCGCCAGTGACGACGCTGGGAGCGCCGATCCGGTTCGCGTCTATCTCCGCGAGATGGGGCAGGTCTCCCTGCTCACGCGGGAAGGCGAAGTCGAGATCGCCCAGCGGATCGAGCAGGCGGTGGACGCCCACCTCACCGCGCTGATCTCGAACCCCTACTGCCTGCGGCGGATGATCGAGCTCGGCGCGCAGGTCCAGTCCGGCGACCTCGATCTCAAGAAGGTCGTCGACGGGCTCGACGACGAGGACGCGCCGCCGGTCGACGTCACGCGCAAGAAGTTCCTCCAGGCGATCGGCGGCCTCGAGAAGATCGAACACGGCGTCGTCGAGCGTCGGCGCGAGCTGGACCGAACCGCGATGACCAAGGACGACCGGCTCGCATGCGAGGCGGAGGTTGCGGCGCTCTTCGAAGACGCGGCGAAGGCTCTTCGCACCCATCGGGTCAGTCGCGAGCGCTACAACGAGCTCGATCGCTGCCTGCGGGAGATGCACGAGAGCCACCGGCTGCTCGACGAGCGTGCGGGACAGATCGCCAAGGCCTTCGAAATGTCCGCGGACGAGTTCGCGGTCATGGCCGAGCAGTCGAAGAAGCGAAGCGCCGGCGGCAAGCAGGCCTTCGAACGACTGGGTGGTGATCGCGACGTGATCGACGAAGGCGTCCATCAGCTCGCGAATGTCGAAGTCTTTCGGCTGCGGCTCGAGGAGGACTCGGGTCTTCGCCGGGACGAGCTCGACGCGATCCTCGTCCAGGTCGATGCGACGGCGGCGAGCGCTCAGGAGGCGAAGAGCGAGCTGATCGAGGCCAACCTCCGGCTCGTCGTCTCGATCGCCAAGAAATACAACAACCGCGGCCTGCAGTTCCTGGACCTGATCCAGGAGGGCAACATCGGCCTGATGAAGGCCGTCGACAAGTTCGAGTGGCGCCGCGGATACAAGTTCTCGACCTACGCGACGTGGTGGATCCGCCAGGCGATCACCCGGGCGATCGCCGATCAGGCGCGCACGATCCGAATCCCGGTCCACATGATCGAGACGATTCACAAGCTGGTCCGCGCGACTCGCCAGCTCGTGCAGGTGCTCGGGCGTGAGCCCCAGCCCGAGGAGCTCTCGGAAACCCTCGAACTCCCGCTCGAGAAGGTCCGGATGGTCCTCCGGATCGCGAACGATCCGATCAGTCTCGAGACGCCGGTCGGCGAGGAGGACGACGGTCGCCTGTCGGACTTCATCGAAGACCCGAACGCCGTCAATCCCCAGGACGCCGTCATCCAGTCGAGCCTCGCGGAACACACTCGCGAGCTTCTCTCGACCCTGGCGCCCCGCGAAGCCCGCGTGCTCCGCATGCGCTTCGGGATCGGCGAGAAGACGAACAGGACGCTCGAAGAAGTCGGCCAGGACTTCGACGTGACGCGAGAGCGCATTCGCCAGATCGAGGCGAAGGCGCTCCGCAAGCTGCGCCACCCGAGCCGCAGCCGTGCCTTGAAGGGGTACCTGGAGAGCTGA
- a CDS encoding zf-TFIIB domain-containing protein, which produces MKLVACPDCHAQYDVSSMVPDSDFDCRCGTALVATPPVGVDAPVQRCSSCGAVAIEGADFCAYCGSGIVPVDHVGSLICPECMARNVDDARFCLACGVAFAPSTHESQVSELQCPCCETLMFVREVAGLLVQECAKCRGLWAETDVFESLVQRATTAAIERNAQGGGDGPRLEGGNPFEGVDPFNARIDYRRCPSCDSMMARRNYQKRSGVIVDQCRTHGTWLDADELERIAGFILSGRAADAARIEVQLKEEERRRAARSAMHVASQVRVEAGESLFSTNRSDKSTAESVLGFLISLLD; this is translated from the coding sequence GTGAAGCTCGTCGCCTGCCCCGATTGCCACGCCCAGTACGACGTCTCGTCGATGGTGCCCGACAGCGACTTCGATTGTCGTTGTGGAACGGCCCTCGTCGCGACGCCGCCCGTCGGCGTCGACGCACCGGTCCAGCGGTGCAGTTCCTGTGGTGCGGTCGCGATCGAGGGCGCCGACTTCTGCGCGTACTGCGGGTCGGGCATCGTCCCCGTCGATCACGTTGGAAGTCTGATCTGTCCCGAGTGCATGGCGCGCAACGTCGACGACGCGCGCTTCTGCCTCGCCTGCGGCGTGGCCTTCGCGCCTTCGACACACGAGAGTCAGGTCTCGGAGCTCCAGTGTCCGTGCTGCGAGACCTTGATGTTCGTCCGCGAAGTCGCCGGTCTGCTCGTCCAGGAATGCGCCAAGTGTCGCGGCTTGTGGGCCGAGACCGACGTATTCGAGTCTCTCGTACAGCGTGCGACGACCGCCGCGATCGAACGAAACGCGCAGGGTGGAGGAGACGGACCGCGACTCGAGGGTGGCAATCCGTTCGAAGGCGTCGATCCGTTCAATGCGAGAATCGACTACCGCCGGTGCCCTTCCTGCGACTCGATGATGGCTCGCCGGAACTACCAGAAGAGATCGGGCGTGATCGTCGACCAGTGCCGAACCCACGGTACCTGGCTGGACGCCGACGAGCTCGAGCGGATCGCGGGCTTCATCCTCTCGGGCCGAGCCGCCGATGCTGCGCGGATCGAAGTGCAGCTCAAGGAAGAGGAGCGACGCCGCGCCGCCCGGAGCGCGATGCACGTCGCGAGCCAGGTGCGGGTCGAGGCCGGCGAGTCGCTCTTCTCGACGAACCGAAGCGACAAGAGCACCGCGGAGTCGGTGCTCGGCTTCCTGATCTCGCTGCTCGACTGA
- a CDS encoding SPFH domain-containing protein, with the protein MGLIDKLRAELIDIVEWIDDSQHTLVWRFPRYRNQIKYGAQLIVRPGQSAVFVHQGQIADVFGPGHYRLETKNLPVLSTLMGWMHGFDSPFKAEVYFVSTRQLTDLKWGTSNPVPLRDADFGPVRVRAFGTYTLRAIDPGRLLSELVGTDGVYEAEEIAALLRSIISMAFADVVASSGISVLDLAQNYSELSETLRQAVVERIDDEYGLELPQLYIVNVSVPAEVERALDARASMAAIGNLGAYQAYQMGNAMPEAAANPAGGLAGAGVGLGMGLAMTNSMQGMMGGGSPQGAPPQAPPPVPTVTWHVAENGDALGPFTPAQMAQAIAGGRVTTTSLVWCAGMDGWLPAGEVEALMGQFAPQPPPIPEG; encoded by the coding sequence ATGGGACTGATCGACAAACTCCGCGCAGAGCTCATCGACATCGTCGAGTGGATCGACGATTCGCAACACACGCTCGTCTGGCGTTTTCCGCGGTACCGCAACCAGATCAAGTACGGCGCGCAGCTGATCGTGCGGCCCGGCCAATCCGCGGTCTTCGTCCATCAGGGTCAGATCGCCGACGTCTTCGGTCCCGGGCACTATCGCCTCGAAACGAAGAATCTCCCGGTCCTCTCGACGTTGATGGGATGGATGCACGGCTTCGACTCGCCCTTCAAGGCCGAGGTCTACTTCGTCAGCACGCGCCAGCTGACCGACCTCAAGTGGGGCACGTCGAACCCGGTCCCGCTTCGCGACGCCGACTTCGGACCGGTTCGCGTCCGTGCGTTCGGAACCTACACCCTGCGCGCGATCGATCCCGGACGGCTCCTGTCCGAGCTCGTCGGTACCGATGGCGTCTATGAGGCCGAGGAGATCGCGGCCCTGCTGCGCTCGATCATATCGATGGCCTTCGCCGACGTCGTCGCGAGCTCGGGGATCAGTGTTCTCGATCTCGCCCAGAACTACAGCGAGCTGTCGGAGACGCTCCGCCAGGCGGTGGTCGAGCGGATCGACGACGAGTACGGCCTCGAGCTCCCCCAGCTCTACATCGTGAACGTCTCCGTCCCCGCCGAGGTCGAACGGGCCCTCGACGCGCGGGCGAGCATGGCGGCGATCGGCAACCTCGGCGCCTATCAGGCCTACCAGATGGGCAACGCGATGCCCGAAGCCGCGGCGAATCCGGCGGGCGGGCTTGCCGGTGCCGGCGTCGGGCTCGGCATGGGGCTCGCGATGACGAACTCGATGCAGGGGATGATGGGCGGCGGCAGCCCGCAGGGCGCGCCTCCGCAGGCGCCTCCGCCCGTGCCGACCGTGACCTGGCACGTGGCCGAGAACGGCGACGCACTCGGTCCCTTCACGCCCGCGCAGATGGCGCAGGCGATCGCCGGCGGCCGAGTGACGACGACCTCGCTCGTCTGGTGTGCCGGGATGGACGGCTGGCTGCCGGCAGGCGAAGTCGAGGCCTTGATGGGCCAGTTCGCGCCGCAGCCGCCGCCGATTCCGGAGGGCTGA
- a CDS encoding FAD-dependent oxidoreductase, with product MAPDQIDGTGHFVAVIGGATAGAEVASRLADKGVQVFVFEQNARPYGKIEDGLPRWHVALRNKEYGVIDEKLQKQGVTFVPNTKIGRDVDFKELVEDWGFSAVVLANGAWRDRPVPVDGADEYVGKGLVYQNPFVIAFNHAERGDMPEAEYELHDGAIILGGGLASIDVAKIHTLQRTVEVLAERGIETDVEELEIKGIPKILEKHGLTWDELGITPPTIYYRRRIEDMPVMSAPEGADEARLKKVEAGRVRMVGKSTSKYLFDIEPLSAPDGLIVEDGSLVGVVFRRTKIENGRVVKQDETYEVRGPAVISSIGSIPEAIPGIEMNGELFDFQDWDLGRLEGYPTVFSVGNVVTGKGNIVASRKHASAVSEAAIEAYLGVGERDRDAAIGALVATGASETAGNVLDALGDATPPSEDVSQALLERVAKLHEKVGFSDYGSWMKKVGEPC from the coding sequence ATGGCACCCGATCAAATCGATGGAACCGGACATTTCGTGGCAGTCATCGGCGGCGCGACCGCTGGCGCCGAGGTCGCGAGTCGTCTCGCGGACAAGGGCGTGCAGGTCTTCGTGTTCGAGCAGAACGCGCGGCCGTACGGGAAGATCGAGGACGGTCTCCCGCGCTGGCACGTGGCGCTGCGGAACAAGGAATACGGCGTCATCGACGAGAAGCTCCAGAAGCAGGGCGTGACCTTCGTGCCGAACACGAAGATCGGCCGCGACGTCGACTTCAAGGAGCTGGTCGAGGACTGGGGCTTCTCCGCGGTCGTCCTCGCGAACGGTGCGTGGCGGGATCGACCCGTTCCCGTCGACGGCGCGGACGAGTACGTCGGGAAGGGCCTCGTCTACCAGAACCCCTTCGTGATCGCGTTCAACCACGCCGAGCGTGGCGACATGCCCGAGGCCGAGTACGAGCTGCATGACGGAGCGATCATCCTGGGCGGTGGCCTCGCTTCGATCGACGTCGCGAAGATCCACACGCTCCAGCGAACCGTCGAGGTCCTCGCCGAGCGCGGGATCGAGACCGACGTCGAAGAGCTGGAGATCAAGGGCATCCCGAAGATCCTCGAGAAGCACGGCCTGACCTGGGACGAGCTCGGGATCACGCCGCCCACGATCTACTACCGGCGTCGGATCGAAGACATGCCCGTCATGAGCGCGCCCGAAGGCGCCGACGAGGCCCGGCTCAAGAAGGTCGAAGCCGGCCGCGTCCGCATGGTCGGCAAGAGCACGAGCAAGTACCTCTTCGACATCGAACCCCTCTCCGCACCGGATGGTCTGATCGTCGAAGACGGGTCGCTCGTCGGGGTCGTGTTCCGACGCACGAAGATCGAGAACGGTCGCGTCGTGAAGCAGGACGAGACCTACGAAGTTCGCGGCCCCGCCGTCATCAGCTCGATCGGTTCGATCCCCGAAGCGATCCCGGGAATCGAGATGAACGGCGAGCTCTTCGACTTCCAGGACTGGGACCTCGGCCGACTCGAGGGCTATCCGACGGTGTTCTCCGTCGGCAACGTCGTGACGGGCAAGGGCAACATCGTCGCCTCCCGCAAGCACGCCTCCGCGGTGAGCGAGGCGGCGATCGAAGCCTACCTCGGCGTCGGCGAGCGTGATCGCGATGCGGCGATCGGCGCCCTGGTCGCGACCGGGGCCTCCGAGACCGCGGGCAACGTCCTCGACGCACTCGGTGACGCGACGCCCCCGTCGGAAGACGTATCCCAGGCCTTGCTCGAGCGCGTCGCCAAGCTCCACGAGAAGGTCGGCTTCAGCGACTACGGCTCCTGGATGAAGAAGGTCGGCGAACCTTGCTGA
- a CDS encoding DUF2846 domain-containing protein: protein MTNRRRRGRAVLVLSAGVLGAILVACSTRPMGPPFADAPSPSPERARIYVYRLDPRASVSPVRLRVDGRPLGVLRHGEYERVDLPPGLHEIEAGVRSVAFVAWGWNDLALHVGPGETAYLKITVRLTERSQPAGRALEIAGRTSGAVSENVYLQPMGASEALAELAGTTRLVPSPEPSSGGQP from the coding sequence ATGACGAATCGACGACGAAGGGGGCGCGCGGTCCTCGTGCTCTCGGCCGGAGTGTTGGGAGCGATTCTCGTTGCCTGTTCGACCCGTCCGATGGGCCCGCCCTTCGCCGATGCGCCTTCCCCCTCCCCGGAACGGGCTCGGATCTACGTCTACCGCCTCGATCCCCGGGCTTCGGTCTCCCCGGTCCGACTGCGCGTCGACGGCCGGCCGCTCGGCGTGCTCCGCCACGGCGAGTACGAGCGGGTCGACCTGCCCCCCGGTCTGCACGAGATCGAAGCCGGCGTCCGAAGCGTCGCGTTCGTCGCCTGGGGGTGGAACGACCTCGCGCTCCACGTCGGCCCGGGCGAGACGGCCTATCTGAAGATCACGGTCCGCCTGACCGAGCGGTCCCAGCCGGCCGGGCGGGCACTCGAGATCGCGGGGCGAACCAGCGGCGCCGTCAGCGAGAACGTCTATCTCCAGCCGATGGGCGCTTCGGAGGCCCTCGCCGAGCTCGCCGGCACGACCCGGCTCGTGCCCTCTCCCGAGCCGTCCTCGGGTGGACAGCCGTGA
- a CDS encoding metallopeptidase family protein yields MRKDKDRYWDCLDQAMEASHGGRIEEALAWLDEALRVHPDGAEAHNGRGEILWDDGRIDEALIEFDRATIADGKFTAAHLNRIELLIEELGEFATAVRLADELLSGRPKLPRPDRVLQAEVYYLKSKALFYQDDLEGALFLVRRATKAGGELGLYYAFEGQVLFELGQYNEARRVLERGVAIDPDAAHTIYHLGLVLERLEDEGEEAASPAVGLENAAEAFSRANALEPQQFPLPIEIPEAGFRRAVDEAFGNLPRSIRERIEGVGVVIEDFPTLELVRDERISPQTLGLFMGIPRTEALMTDQPLDLDRILLFKKNLEKICRDEEDLIDQIQITVRHEVGHYLGLDEDDLERLGLA; encoded by the coding sequence ATGCGCAAGGACAAGGACCGCTACTGGGATTGCCTGGACCAGGCAATGGAGGCCTCTCACGGAGGCCGGATCGAGGAGGCGCTCGCCTGGCTCGACGAGGCCCTGCGCGTGCACCCCGACGGCGCCGAGGCCCACAACGGTCGCGGTGAGATTCTCTGGGACGACGGTCGGATCGACGAGGCGCTGATCGAGTTCGATCGCGCGACGATCGCCGACGGCAAGTTCACGGCGGCCCACCTCAACCGGATCGAGCTCCTGATCGAGGAGCTCGGCGAGTTCGCGACGGCGGTTCGCCTCGCCGACGAGCTCCTTTCTGGCCGCCCCAAGCTGCCCCGGCCCGATCGCGTGCTGCAAGCCGAGGTCTACTACCTGAAGAGCAAGGCGCTCTTCTACCAGGACGACCTCGAGGGGGCGCTCTTCCTGGTGCGCCGCGCGACCAAGGCGGGCGGCGAGCTCGGCCTCTACTACGCGTTCGAGGGGCAGGTCCTCTTCGAGCTCGGTCAGTACAACGAGGCGCGCCGCGTCCTCGAGCGCGGGGTCGCGATCGATCCCGACGCAGCACACACCATCTACCACCTGGGCCTCGTGCTCGAACGCCTCGAGGACGAGGGCGAGGAAGCCGCTTCACCGGCCGTCGGCCTCGAGAACGCGGCCGAGGCCTTCTCCCGGGCCAACGCCCTGGAGCCGCAGCAATTCCCGCTGCCGATCGAGATTCCGGAGGCGGGTTTCCGCCGCGCCGTCGACGAAGCATTCGGCAATCTGCCCCGCTCGATCCGGGAGCGGATCGAAGGGGTGGGCGTGGTGATCGAGGACTTCCCGACCCTCGAGCTCGTGCGCGACGAACGGATTTCTCCACAGACCCTCGGGCTCTTCATGGGGATCCCGCGAACCGAAGCGCTGATGACGGATCAGCCCCTCGATCTCGACCGGATCCTGCTCTTCAAGAAGAACCTCGAGAAGATCTGCCGGGACGAAGAGGATCTGATCGATCAGATCCAGATCACCGTTCGCCACGAGGTCGGCCACTACCTGGGGCTCGACGAGGACGACCTCGAACGCCTCGGGCTGGCCTGA
- a CDS encoding FAD-binding protein, producing MSAVSSAGPSVSEETPCGDDPRPTIAPAALIERLRRIVGDEHCLAREGELFAYECDGLTLDPARPLAVLLPATTEEVARIVRACREADVHFVPRGAGTGLSGGAHATPGSVLIECSRMNRILEVDEANRIAVVQPGVVNAELSTAIKQFGLFYAPDPSSQQACTIGGNVAENSGGPHTLKYGTTTNHVLALEMVLPDGTITRLGNRTGESPGPDLVGAIVGSEGTLGIVTEITVNLSPIPEAIETLLGIFDDIVPACRAVGRVIRSGVVPAAMEIVDKRTIEAVEASVYAAGLPTSAGAVLIVELDGSKVCMEGEIAAIREACEAEGCQTIQVARDEEERLRFWRARKGAFGAMGRLAPDLYVHDAVVPRVKLPEILAKVGEICDRHRLKLANVFHAGDGNLHPNICFDRRDADELARVIQAGEEILTACTEAGGVITGEHGVGVEKRDYMHLVFEPHDLEPMYRLRETFDPDGVCNPGKQIPTTRFCVESNPKARGYEEVPI from the coding sequence ATGTCTGCCGTTTCCTCCGCCGGCCCGAGCGTCTCCGAAGAGACGCCTTGCGGGGACGATCCGCGGCCGACGATCGCGCCGGCGGCTCTGATCGAACGGCTTCGGCGGATCGTCGGGGACGAGCACTGCCTGGCGCGCGAAGGTGAGCTCTTTGCGTACGAGTGCGATGGGCTGACCCTCGACCCCGCCCGGCCGCTGGCGGTCCTGCTGCCGGCCACGACCGAAGAAGTCGCGCGGATCGTTCGCGCGTGTCGCGAGGCCGACGTCCACTTCGTGCCGCGCGGGGCGGGGACGGGCTTGTCCGGGGGCGCTCACGCGACGCCGGGCTCCGTCCTGATCGAGTGCTCGCGGATGAATCGGATCCTCGAGGTCGACGAGGCGAATCGGATCGCCGTCGTCCAGCCGGGGGTGGTGAACGCCGAGCTCTCGACGGCCATCAAGCAGTTCGGCCTCTTCTACGCCCCCGACCCGTCGAGCCAGCAGGCCTGCACGATCGGCGGGAACGTGGCCGAGAACTCCGGTGGTCCGCATACCCTCAAGTACGGCACGACGACGAACCACGTCCTCGCCCTCGAGATGGTGCTCCCCGACGGAACGATCACGCGCCTCGGCAATCGAACCGGGGAGAGCCCCGGGCCCGATCTCGTCGGGGCGATCGTCGGCAGCGAGGGGACGCTCGGAATCGTTACCGAGATCACGGTGAACCTCTCGCCGATCCCCGAGGCGATCGAGACCCTGCTCGGGATCTTCGACGACATCGTGCCCGCGTGCCGGGCGGTGGGGCGTGTGATCCGATCCGGCGTCGTGCCTGCGGCGATGGAGATCGTGGACAAGCGTACGATCGAAGCGGTCGAAGCGAGCGTCTATGCGGCAGGGCTCCCGACGAGCGCCGGGGCGGTCCTGATCGTCGAGCTCGACGGCTCGAAGGTCTGCATGGAAGGCGAGATCGCGGCGATCCGCGAAGCCTGCGAGGCCGAGGGCTGCCAGACGATCCAGGTCGCCCGGGACGAGGAGGAGCGGCTGCGTTTCTGGCGGGCGCGCAAGGGCGCGTTCGGGGCGATGGGCCGCCTGGCTCCGGACCTCTACGTCCACGACGCGGTCGTGCCGCGGGTCAAGCTGCCCGAGATCCTCGCGAAGGTCGGCGAGATCTGTGATCGCCACCGGCTCAAGCTCGCGAACGTCTTCCACGCGGGCGACGGCAACCTCCATCCGAACATCTGCTTCGACCGTCGCGACGCCGACGAGCTCGCCCGCGTGATCCAGGCCGGGGAGGAGATCCTGACCGCCTGTACCGAGGCGGGCGGCGTGATCACCGGCGAGCACGGGGTGGGCGTCGAGAAGCGCGACTACATGCACCTCGTGTTCGAGCCGCACGATCTCGAGCCGATGTACCGGCTTCGCGAGACCTTCGATCCGGATGGCGTCTGCAATCCGGGCAAGCAGATCCCGACGACCCGCTTCTGTGTCGAATCGAATCCGAAGGCGCGGGGCTACGAGGAGGTGCCGATCTGA
- a CDS encoding FAD-binding oxidoreductase, translating to MAPALEALASTFQEETVRVPGAVVDRVSTPKSVEALGELVRAASEDRTGLLLMGGRTRLDLANPASPLGLGVSLTGLSGIDEFDPDEGVLHAAAGTPIQAIRETVAAEGWELPLDSPGRASTVGGSLATAVMGPRAHAFGPVKDAILGLDVVGGDGVATKCGGRVVKNVTGYDLAKLYCGSFGTLAILTGAWLRLRPAPAVRRTFEAPMPAAGAAFEAVRKLGERPSVRAAIWQESAMRPGEARMLLELGGSLAGVEADLAAFREVGRFEEADASSVDHARDAGVTSAQDVARDAGVTSARDVAVRARVLGTNVAEWKDAALAAGLEVSVETGLGVVRASGRLPSAEVLLGLRERAVRHGGFATFERMPEAWRAEVDVFGDVGAGAGIVTALAARFDPNGILNPGRFVAHGAPGGGS from the coding sequence ATGGCGCCCGCCCTCGAAGCGCTTGCGTCGACGTTCCAGGAAGAGACGGTTCGGGTTCCCGGCGCCGTGGTCGATCGGGTGTCGACACCGAAAAGTGTCGAAGCGCTCGGCGAGCTCGTCCGCGCGGCGTCGGAGGATCGGACGGGGCTGCTCCTGATGGGCGGCCGGACCCGGCTCGATCTCGCGAACCCGGCGAGTCCACTCGGGCTGGGCGTCTCCTTGACGGGCCTCTCCGGGATCGACGAGTTCGATCCCGACGAGGGCGTGCTCCACGCGGCCGCCGGAACCCCGATTCAGGCGATTCGCGAGACCGTCGCGGCCGAGGGCTGGGAACTGCCGCTCGATTCGCCCGGAAGGGCTTCGACGGTCGGCGGGAGCCTCGCGACCGCCGTGATGGGTCCCCGTGCGCATGCGTTCGGGCCCGTGAAGGACGCGATCCTCGGCCTCGACGTCGTGGGCGGGGATGGTGTGGCGACGAAGTGCGGCGGTCGAGTCGTGAAGAACGTGACCGGCTACGACCTGGCGAAGCTCTATTGCGGCTCCTTCGGGACGCTCGCGATCCTGACGGGAGCGTGGTTACGACTCCGACCCGCACCGGCCGTCCGGCGGACCTTCGAGGCGCCGATGCCCGCCGCGGGTGCCGCCTTCGAGGCGGTCCGGAAGCTCGGAGAACGACCGAGCGTGCGGGCGGCGATCTGGCAGGAGAGTGCCATGCGCCCAGGGGAGGCTCGAATGCTCCTCGAGCTCGGAGGGTCCCTGGCGGGCGTGGAGGCGGATCTCGCCGCGTTCCGTGAGGTCGGTCGCTTCGAGGAAGCGGACGCGTCGAGCGTGGACCACGCGCGGGACGCGGGGGTGACGAGCGCGCAGGACGTCGCTCGGGACGCGGGGGTGACGAGCGCGCGGGACGTCGCGGTTCGGGCGCGCGTGCTCGGGACGAACGTCGCGGAGTGGAAGGACGCCGCCCTCGCGGCGGGTCTCGAGGTCTCGGTCGAGACCGGGCTCGGTGTCGTGCGGGCCAGCGGTCGGCTGCCTTCCGCCGAGGTCCTGCTCGGCCTGCGCGAGCGCGCGGTCCGGCACGGTGGCTTCGCGACCTTCGAACGAATGCCGGAGGCCTGGCGCGCCGAGGTCGACGTCTTCGGCGACGTCGGTGCGGGCGCCGGGATCGTCACCGCGCTCGCCGCGCGCTTCGATCCGAACGGGATTCTCAACCCGGGACGCTTCGTCGCGCATGGCGCGCCCGGGGGTGGGTCGTGA